A part of Mesoplodon densirostris isolate mMesDen1 chromosome 10, mMesDen1 primary haplotype, whole genome shotgun sequence genomic DNA contains:
- the STAB1 gene encoding stabilin-1 isoform X2: MAGPRDHLLLCLLALCLAGFSFIGGQKVQSRRCDIKTKFVTHIPCTPCPAIKKRVCPSGWLREFPEKISQDCRYEVQLGDSLLSVSGCSLECWKDVVQKACCPGYWGSQCYECPGGAETPCNSHGTCLDGIDRNGTCVCQENFSGSACQECRDPNRFGPDCQSVCSCVHGVCRHGPLGDGSCLCFAGFTGPHCDQELPACQALNCPQNSQCSAEAPTCRCLPGHTQQGSECLAPDPCQPSPCSPVAQCSVSPRGQAQCRCPENYHGDGTVCLPQDPCTINNGGCPSNSTLCLYKRPGQASCSCKPGLVSTNHNASAGCFAYCFPHSCDRSATCQVTPDGKTSCVCKDGEVGDGRACYGHLLHEVQKASQTNMLLRLRVAFAMLDQGCREILSTSGPFTVLAPSISSRTMNASLAQQLCRQHIIAGQHMLEESGTQPTHRWWTLAGQEITVTFSRFRKYTYKYKDQPQQTFTIHKANYPAANGIFHVVTALRWQLPPELPEDPKRTIGQILASTEAFTRFETILENCGLPSFLDGPGPFTVFAPSNEAVDGLRDGRLVYLFTAGLSKLQELVRYHVYSHGQLTVEKLISKGRVLTMANQVLAVNISEEGRILLGPEGVPLRRVDVLAANGVIHMLEGILLPPTILPILPKLCNEEQHKVVAGSCVDCQALNTSMCPPNSVKLDISPEECVYIHDPTGLNVLKKGCAHYCNQTILKPGCCKGFFGPDCVQCPGGFSNPCYGKGNCSDGVQGSGACLCFPDYKGIACHICSNPNKHGDQCQEDCGCVHGLCDNRPGSGGVCQRGTCAPGFSGRFCNESTGNCGPTEQAQQCHPHARCINQGDIARCLCLDGFEGDGFSCTPSNPCSRPDRGGCSENAKCVPGAPGTHHCTCHKGWSGDGRVCVAIDECELDVRGGCHADALCSYVGPGQSQCTCKLGFAGDGYVCSPIDPCRAGNGGCHDLATCRAVGGGQRVCTCPPGYGGDGFSCYGDIFQELEANAHFSIFYQWIKGAGVTLPADSRVTALVPSESAIRRLSPEDQAFWLQPRMLPQLVRAHFLQGALSEEELARLDRQSVATLSPTARWEIHNISGRVWVQNASVDVADLLATNGVLHVLSQVLLPPRGDVLGGQGLLQQLDSVPAFRLFRELLQRHRLVPQIEAATAYTIFVPTNHSLEAQANSSGLDLDVVRHHVILGEALSTEALRRGGHRNSLLGPAHWLVFYNHSGQPEVNHVPLEGPVLEAPGRSLFGLSGVLTVGSSRCLHSHAEALREKCVNCTRKFRCTQGYQLEDTPKKSCVYRSGYSFSWGCSYTCAKKIQVPDCCPGFFGTLCEPCPGGLGGVCSGHGQCQDRLLGSGECRCHEGFHGTACEMCELGRYGPNCTGVCDCAHGLCQEGLRGDGSCVCNVGWQGLRCDQKITGPQCPQKCDPNANCVQDSAAAPACVCAAGYSGNGIYCAVVDPCAHDHGGCSPHANCTNVAPGQRTCTCLDGYTGDGELCQEVNSCLIHHGGCHMHAECIPTGPQQVSCSCREGYSGDGIRTCVLLDPCSQNNGGCSPYAVCRSTGDGQRTCTCDAVHTVGDGFTCRARVGLELLRDKHASFFSLHLLEYKELKGDGPFTIFVPHADLMTNLSQDELARIRANRQLVFRYHVAGCRQLRSQELLEEGYATTLSGHPLRFSEREGSIYINDFARVVSSDHEAVNGVLHFIDRVLLPPEVLHWEPDAAPVLRRNFTAAAESFGYKIFSGLVTVLLLCMAGLLPLLRDSFHRPFTMLWPTDSALQALPPDRQVWLYHKDHRDKLAAIVRGHVIRNVEALASDLPNLGPLRTMHGTPISFSCSRARPGELTVGEEDARIVQRHLPFEGGLAYGIDQLLEPPGLGARCDRFETRPLWLVCSICGLEPPCPEGSQEQGSPEACWRYFSKFWTSPPLHSSALRSVWARPSHWGQPQGLGRGCYRNCVTTTWKPSCCPGHYGSECRACPGGASSPCNGHGTCMDGMSGSGNCRCRSRFAGTACELCAPGAFGPLCQACNCTSHGHCDEGLGGSGSCFCDEGWTGPHCEVHLELQPVCAPPCAPQAVCRAGHSCECSLGYEGDGRTCTVVDLCQDGRGGCSEYANCSQVGTVVTCTCLPDYEGDGWSCRARNPCEDGHRGGCSEHADCLNTGPNTRRCVCHAGYVGDGLQCLEEPEPPVDRCLDQPPPCHVDAVCTDLHFQEKRAGVFHLQAPSGPYSLNFSQAEAACGAQGAVLASLPQLSAAQQLGLHLCLVGWLANGSAAHPVVFPAADCGDGQVGVVSLGARENLSERWDAYCYRMQDVACQCRDGFVGDGASVCNGKLLDVLATTANFSTFYGMLLGYANATPRGLDFLDFLDDELTYKTLFVPVNEGFMDNLTLSGPDLELHASNTTFLSTNASQGTLLPAHSGLSLIISDMGPDNSSRAPVVSLEAAPPLLAPALTHPLGLILVSLQVPGAVVVSHVIVWDIVAFNGIIHTLASPLLAPLQPRAVVAPEAPPVAAGAGAVVATGALLGLAAGALYLRARSRSAGFGFSAFQAEDDAADDFSPWQEGTSPTLVSVPNPVFGSHDAFCEPFDDSLLEDDFPDTQRILEVK; encoded by the exons GTACAGTCCAGACGCTGCGACATAAAGACCAAGTTTGTCACTCACATACCCTGCACCCCGTGCCCTGCCATCAAGAAGCGGGTGTGTCCCTCGGGCTGGCTTCGGGAGTTCCCGGAGAAGATCTCACAGGACTGCCG ATACGAGGTCCAGCTGGGGGACTCTTTGTTGTCTGTGAGCGGCTGCAGCCTGGAGTGCTGGAAGGACGTGGTGCAGAAGGCCTGCTGCCCTGGCTACTGGGGGTCCCAGTGCTATG AGTGCCCTGGGGGTGCTGAGACCCCATGCAACAGCCACGGGACCTGCCTGGATGGCATAGACAGGAACGGGACCTGCGTGTGCCAG GAAAACTTCAGTGGCTCAGCCTGCCAGGAGTGTAGAGACCCCAACCGGTTCGGCCCTGACTGCCAGTCAG TCTGCAGCTGTGTGCATGGCGTGTGCCGCCATGGGCCACTCGGGGATGGAAGCTGCCTGTGCTTTGCTGGATTCACTGGACCCCACTGTGACCAAG AGCTCCCCGCCTGCCAGGCCCTGAACTGTCCTCAGAACTCCCAGTGCTCTGCAGAGGCCCCTACCTGCCGCTGCCTGCCTGGCCACACCCAGCAGGGCAGCGAATGCCTAG CCCCTGACCCCTGCCAGCCGTCACCCTGCTCCCCAGTTGCCCAGTGCTCCGTGAGCCCCAGGGGGCAGGCACAGTGTCGCTGCCCTGAGAACTACCATGGGGACGGAACGGTGTGTCTGCCCCAGGACCCATGCACCATCAACAACGGCGGCTGCCCCAGCAACTCCACCTTATGTCTGTACAAGAGGCCAGGCCAG GCCTCCTGCTCATGTAAGCCAGGCCTGGTCAGCACCAACCACAATGCCTCCGCGGGCTGCTTCGCCTACTGCTTCCCCCACTCCTGTGACCGGTCAGCCACCTGCCAGGTGACCCCTGATGGAAAGACCAG CTGTGTGTGCAAGGACGGCGAGGTGGGAGATGGGCGTGCCTGCTACGGACACCTGCTCCACGAGGTGCAGAAGGCCAGCCAGACGAACATGTTACTGCGGCTGAGAGTCGCCTTTGCCATGCTGG accagggctgccGGGAGATCCTCAGCACGTCGGGCCCATTCACCGTGCTGGCACCGTCCATATCCTCCAGGACCATGAAC GCATCCCTTGCCCAGCAGCTCTGCAGACAGCACATCATCGCAGGGCAGCACATGCTGGAGGAGTCAGGGACCCAGCCTACACACAGGTGGTGGACGCTGGCTGGACAGGAGATCACCGTCACTTTCAGCCGCTTCAGG AAATACACCTACAAGTACAAAGACCAGCCCCAGCAGACATTCACCATCCACAAGGCCAACTACCCAGCAGCCAATGGCATCTTCCACGTGGTCACTGCCCTGCGGTGGCAGCTCCCACCAGAGCTCCCTGAGGACCCCAAG AGAACCATCGGCCAGATCCTTGCCTCCACTGAGGCCTTCACCCGGTTTGAAACCATCCTGGAG AACTGTGGGCTGCCCTCCTTCCTGGATGGCCCTGGGCCCTTCACAGTCTTTGCCCCCAGCAATGAGGCAGTGGATGGCTTGCGGGACGGCCGCCTGGTCTACCTCTTCACAGCG GGTCTCTCCAAACTGCAGGAGCTGGTGAGGTACCATGTCTATAGCCACGGCCAG CTGACTGTTGAGAAGCTCATCTCCAAGGGCCGGGTCCTCACCATGGCAAACCAGGTCCTGGCTGTGAATATCTCGGAGGAG GGGCGCATCCTGCTGGGACCTGAGGGGGTCCCCCTACGGAGAGTGGACGTGCTGGCTGCCAACGGCGTCATCCACATGCTGGAGGGCATCCTGCTGCCCCCGACCATCCTGCCCATCCTGCCCAAgctctgcaacgaagagcagcacAAGGTCGTGGCG GGCTCCTGTGTGGACTGCCAAGCCCTGAACACCAGCATGTGCCCCCCCAACAGCGTGAAACTG GACATCTCCCCTGAGGAGTGTGTCTACATCCATGACCCTACTGGGCTGAACGTCCTGAAGAAGGGCTGCGCCCACTACTGCAACCAGACCATCCTG AAACCTGGCTGCTGCAAAGGGTTTTTTGGGCCTGACTGTGTGCAGTGTCCTGGGGGCTTCTCCAACCCCTGCTATGGCAAAGGCAAC tGCAGTGATGGGGTCCAGGGCAGTGGGGCCTGCCTCTGCTTCCCAGACTACAAGGGCATCGCCTGCCACATCTGCTCCAACCCAAACAAGCATGGAGACCAGTGCCAGGAAG ACTGCGGCTGTGTCCACGGTCTGTGTGACAACCGTCCGGGCAGTGGGGGTGTGTGCCAGCGTGGCACATGTGCCCCAGGCTTCAGTGGCCGCTTCTGCAACGAGTCCACAGGGAACTGTGGGCCCACAGAACAGGCCCAGCAGTGCCACCCGCATGCCCGCTGCATTAACCAGGGGGATATTGCCAG gtgtcTCTGTCTCGATGGCTTTGAGGGTGACGGCTTCTCCTGCACACCCAGCAACCCCTGCTCTCGCCCAGACCGTGGCGGATGCTCAGAGAAT GCTAAGTGTGTCCCTGGGGCCCCAGGCACCCACCACTGcacgtgccacaagggctggagCGGGGACGGTCGTGTCTGCGTGGCCATCGACGAGTGTGAGCTGGATGTACGAGGCGGCTGCCACGCTGACGCCCTCTGCAGCTATGTGGGACCCGGGCAG AGCCAGTGCACCTGCAAGCTGGGATTCGCGGGGGACGGCTACGTGTGCAGTCCCATTGACCCCTGCCGGGCAGGCAACGGTGGCTGCCATGATCTG GCCACCTGCCGGGCAGTGGGAGGAGGTCAGCGGGTCTGCACATGCCCCCCTGGCTATGGGGGTGATGGCTTCAGCTGCTACGGAGACATCTTCCAG gAGCTGGAGGCAAATGCCCACTTCTCCATCTTCTACCAGTGGATCAAG GGGGCCGGCGTCACTCTTCCTGCTGACAGCCGAGTCACAGCCCTGGTGCCCTCAGAGTCTGCCATCCGTAGGCTGAGCCCTGAGGACCAGGCCTTCTGGCTGCAGCCGAGGATGCTACCGCAACTGGTCAG GGCCCATTTTCTCCAGGGCGCCCTGTCTGAGGAGGAGCTGGCCCGGCTGGACAGGCAGAGTGTAGCCACCCTGAGCCCCACTGCACGCTGGGAGATTCACAACATCAGTGGG AGGGTCTGGGTGCAGAATGCTAGTGTGGACGTGGCTGACCTCCTTGCCACCAATGGTGTCCTACATGTCCTCAGTCAG GTCTTACTGCCTCCGAGAGGGGATGTGCTGGGGGGGCAGGGGTTGCTGCAGCAGCTGGACTCAGTGCCTGCCTTCCGCCTCTTCCGGGAGCTGCTGCAG CGCCACAGGCTGGTACCCCAGATTGAGGCTGCCACTGCCTACACCATCTTCGTGCCAACCAACCACTCTCTGGAGGCCCAGGCCAACAGCAGCGGCCTG gACTTGGACGTAGTGCGACACCATGTGATCCTGGGGGAGGCGCTTTCCACAGAGGCCCTGCGCAGGGGCGGACACCGCAACTCCCTCCTGGGCCCCGCACACTGGCTTGTCTTCTACAACCATAGCGGCCAg CCCGAGGTGAACCATGTGCCGCTGGAAGGCCCTGTGCTGGAGGCCCCTGGCCGCTCACTGTTTGGCCTGTCCGGGGTCCTGACGGTGGGCTCAAGCCGCTGCCTGCACAGCCACGCAGAGGCCCTGCGG GAGAAATGTGTAAATTGCACCCGGAAATTCCGCTGCACTCAAGGCTACCAGCTGGAG GACACCCCCAAGAAGAGCTGTGTCTACCGGTCTGGCTACTCCTTCTCCTGGGGCTGTTCTTACACGTGTGCCAAGAAGATCCAG GTGCCTGACTGCTGCCCTGGCTTCTTCGGCACACTGTGTGAGCCGTGCCCGGGGGGTCTGGGTGGTGTGTGCTCGGGCCACGGGCAGTGTCAGGACAGGCTCCTGGGCAGTGGGGAGTGCCGCTGCCACGAGGGCTTCCACGGAACGGCCTGTGAGATGTGTGAGCTGGGCCGCTACGGGCCCAACTGCACTGGAG TGTGTGACTGTGCCCACGGGCTGTGCCAGGAGGGGCTCCGAGGGGACGGAAGCTGTGTCTGTAACGTGGGTTGGCAGGGCCTCCGCTGTGACCAGA AAATCACTGGCCCTCAGTGCCCACAGAAGTGTGACCCCAATGCCAA CTGCGTCCAGGACTCGGCTGCAGCCCCTGCCTGCGTCTGTGCCGCGGGGTACTCGGGCAACGGCATCTACTGTGCAG TGGTGGACCCTTGTGCCCATGACCACGGGGGCTGCTCCCCCCACGCCAACTGCACCAATGTGGCACCTGGTCAGCGGACATGCACCTGCCTGGATGGCTACACGGGTGATGGGGAGCTGTGCCAGG AAGTTAACAGCTGTCTCATCCACCACGGGGGCTGCCACATGCACGCCGAATGTATCCCCACAGGCCCCCAGCAG GTCTCCTGCAGCTGCCGCGAGGGTTACAGTGGGGACGGCATCCGGACTTGTGTGCTCCTGGACCCCTGCTCCCAG AACAATGGAGGCTGCAGCCCCTATGCTGTGTGCAGAAGCACAGGGGATGGCCAGAGGACGTGTACCTGCGATGCAGTCCACACCGTGGGTGATGGCTTCACCTGCCGTGCCCGAGTCGGCCTG GAGCTCCTTCGGGACAAGCATGCTTCATTCTTCAGCCTCCATCTCCTG gaatacaaggagcTCAAGGGGGATGGGCCTTTCACAATCTTTGTGCCACATGCAGATCTAATGACCAACCTGTCGCAG GATGAGCTGGCCCGGATTCGTGCCAATCGCCAGCTTGTGTTCCGCTATCACGTGGCTGGTTGCCGGCAGCTGCGAAGCCAGGAGCTGCTAGAGGAGGGCTATGCCACCACACTCTCTGGGCACCCGCTGCGCTTCAGTGAGAGGGAG ggcagcATATACATCAATGACTTTGCGCGCGTGGTGAGCAGCGACCACGAGGCTGTGAACGGCGTCTTGCATTTCATCGACCGTGTCCTGCTGCCACCTGAAGTGCTGCACTGGGAGCCTGACGCTGCCCCAGTTCTGCGG AGAAACTTCACCGCCGCCGCGGAGAGCTTCGGTTACAAGATCTTCAGTGGCCTTGTGACGGTACTGCTCCTGTGT ATGGCTGGCCTGCTGCCCCTGCTTCGAGACTCATTCCATAGGCCCTTCACAATGCTGTGGCCCACAGACTCCGCCCTGCAAGCCTTGCCTCCCGATCGCCAGGTCTGGCTATACCATAAAGACCACCGTGACAAGCTGGCAGCCATTGTGCGGGGCCACGTGATCCGCAACGTCGAG GCCTTGGCATCTGACCTGCCCAACCTGGGCCCACTGCGCACCATGCATGGGACCCCCATCTCCTTCTCCTGCAGCCGTGCCCGGCCG GGTGAGCTCACGGTGGGAGAGGAGGATGCCCGGATTGTGCAGCGACACCTGCCCTTTGAGGGGGGCCTGGCCTACGGCATTGACCAGCTGCTGGAGCCACCTGGCCTTGGTGCCCGGTGTGACCGCTTTGAGACTCGGCCTCTGTGGCTG GTTTGCAGCATTTGTGGGCTGGAACCACCCTGTCCTGAGGGCTCACAGGAGCAG GGCAGCCCTGAGGCCTGCTGGCGCTACTTCTCAAAGTTCTGGACGTCCCCTCCGCTGCACTCCTCGGCACTGCGCAGTGTCTGGGCCCGGCCCAGCCACTGGGGTCAGCCCCAAGGCCTGGGCAGGGGCTGCTACCGCAACTGTGTTACCACCACCTGGAAGCCCAGCTGCTGCCCTGGTCACTATGGCAGTGAGTGCCGAG CTTGCCCTGGGGGTGCCAGCAGCCCCTGTAATGGCCATGGCACGTGCATGGACGGCATGAGTGGCAGCGGGAACTGTAGGTGCCGTTCGAGGTTTGCCGGGACGGCATGTGAACTCTGTGCCCCGGGTGCCTTTGGGCCCCTTTGCCAAG cctgcaaCTGTACCTCCCATGGCCACTGCGATGAGGGCCTGGGGGGCTCTGGCTCCTGCTTCTGTGATGAGGGTTGGACTGGGCCACACTGTGAGGTGCACCTGG AGCTGCAGCCTGTGTGTGCCCCACCCTGCGCACCCCAGGCCGTGTGCCGCGCTGGCCAcagctgtgagtgcagcctgggCTACGAAGGAGATGGCCGCACGTGCACAG TGGTAGACCTGTGCCAGGATGGGCGTGGCGGCTGCAGTGAATATGCCAACTGCAGCCAGGTAGGCACAGTGGTCACCTGCACCTGCCTGCCCGACTACGAGGGTGACGGCTGGAGCTGCCGGGCCCGCAACCCCTGTGAGGATGGCCACCGCGGGGGCTGCAGCGAGCACGCTGACTGCCTGAACACTGGACCG AACACACGGCGCTGTGTGTGCCACGCCGGCTACGTGGGCGATGGACTGCAGTGTCTGGAGGAGCCTGAGCCGCCCGTGGACCGCTGCCTGGACCAGCCACCACCCTGTCACGTGGATGCCGTGTGCACTGACCTGCACTTCCAGG AAAAACGAGCCGGTGTCTTCCACCTGCAGGCCCCCAGTGGCCCCTATAGCCTGAATTTCTCACAGGCCGAGGCAGCCTGTGGGGCCCAAGGAGCTGTGCTTGCTTCTCTCCCTCAGCTCTCTGCTGCTCAGCAG CTGGGCCTCCACCTCTGCCTTGTGGGCTGGCTGGCCAATGGCTCGGCTGCCCATCCCGTCGTTTTCCCGGCAGCAGACTGTGGCGATGGTCAGGTGGGCGTGGTCAGTCTGGGTGCGCGGGAGAACCTGTCGGAGCGCTGGGATGCCTACTGCTACCGCATGCAAG ACGTGGCCTGCCAATGCCGCGATGGCTTCGTGGGTGATGGGGCCAGCGTGTGCAATGGGAAGCTGCTTGATGTACTGGCCACCACTGCCAACTTCTCCACCTTCTACGGG ATGCTACTGGGCTATGCCAATGCCACCCCGAGGGGTCTCGACTTCCTGGACTTCCTGGACGACGAGCTCACCTACAAGACACTCTTCGTCCCTGTCAACGAAGGCTTTATGGACAACCTG ACACTGAGCGGCCCAGACCTGGAGCTACACGCCTCCAATACCACCTTCCTGAGCACCAACGCCAGCCAGGGTACCTTGCTTCCCGCCCACTCGGGCCTCAGCCTCATCATCAGTGACATGGGCCCTGACAACAGTTCTCGGGCCCCTGTGGTGAGTCTGGAGGCTGCCCCTCCCCTGCTGGCCCCAGCCCTCACTCACCCACTGGGCCTGATCCTGGTCTCCCTACAGGTCCCAGGGGCAGTTGTGGTTAGCCACGTCATCGTGTGGGACATCGTGGCCTTCAACGGCATCATCCACACTCTGGCCAGCCCCCTCCTCGCACCCCTGCAGCCC CGGGCAGTGGTGGCCCCGGAGGCCCCACCTGTGGCAGCAGGCGCGGGGGCGGTGGTAGCTACTGGAGCGCTCCTTGGCCTCGCGGCCGGAGCCCTCTACCTTCGTGCCCGAAGCAGATCCGCAGGCTTTGGCTTCTCTGCCTTCCAG GCGGAAGATGACGCTGCTGATGACTTCTCCCCATGGCAGGAAGGGACGAGCCCAACCCTGGTCTCTGTCCCCAACCCGGTCTTTGGTAGCCATGATGCCTTTTGTGAGCCCTTTGAC GACTCACTCCTGGAAGACGACTTCCCTGACACCCAGAGGATCCTCGAGGTCAAGTGA